A section of the Pochonia chlamydosporia 170 chromosome 2, whole genome shotgun sequence genome encodes:
- a CDS encoding 6-hydroxy-D-nicotine oxidase (similar to Verticillium dahliae VdLs.17 XP_009655902.1) has protein sequence MARGATQGLKTFAYGNFECGIKQRPVTSMFETSSASIAARLLAIVSLSVHIFSPGSIASEMTKSMTGVTGIAQCDALIAAGLGEQMLLPGDAEYEHRINSWWSASSRLRPWCIVQPLTTKDVSAAIKALASVSHGGFAVRSGGHSHWAGGSSIDNGVTVDLGHFNKSTYDSERKVASLGPAQRWGDVFLFLENKGVMVAGGRDGNVGVGGLLTGGGNFFSQSSFTGSLFLLVNNRFIQVALDLVRALVPLHNSYYTGRRGFVCDGLINAEVVLASGEIVNTNSQCNKDLWKALKGGLGNFGIVTRFDVEAFEAGQLWGGIRASEKTHADLVIEALIKFTDDNHKNPEAAFIVNFTFQPSMAPDIIIAQVLVDTHGVANPPAFEQVQKIPELFNDIKKRPMSGIANDYLLPSNLRNVWFTLSFKNDVRVVKKSAELHEAFVADMLELVPATDLVTQSLWQPLPKIFADIGSNKGGNMLGIDQVEGNSLLWLCAASVKTPEHESILHRKAAAMTAELRRFAESIDANMPWIYVNYADPSQDALKSYGVKNVRFMQDVAAKYDPHGVFQKMVPGSFRVSRI, from the exons ATGGCTAGAGGTGCAACCCAAGGTTTGAAAACCTTTGCTTACGGAAATTTTGAATGCGGTATCAAGCAACGACCCGTCACGAGTATGTTCGAAACATCATCAGCCAGCATCGCAGCTCGACTCCTCGCAATTGTTAGTCTTTCGGTGCACATTTTCTCTCCTGGCTCTATCGCGTCCGAAATGACTAAAAGCATGACTGGAGTTACGGGAATAGCTCAG TGCGATGCCCTTATCGCGGCCGGGCTTGGGGAGCAGATGCTCCTCCCAGGTGACGCGGAATACGAACATAGGATCAACTCGTGGTGGTCTGCAAGTTCACGGCTAAGGCCATGGTGTATTGTCCAACCTCTCACCACAAAAGATGTTTCTGCAGCCATCAAAGCTTTAGCTTCTGTCAGCCACGGTGGTTTCGCCGTGCGCAGCGGCGGCCACAGTCATTGGGCTGGCGGTAGCAGCATTGACAACGGCGTTACCGTTGATCTTGGACATTTCAATAAGTCTACTTACGATTCTGAGAGGAAGGTTGCGTCTCTCGGCCCGGCCCAGCGATGGGGAGACGTCTTCCTCTTTCTCGAGAACAAGGGCGTCATGGTAGCCGGTGGCCGTGATGGCAATGTCGGAGTTGGTGGGCTCCTCACTGGTGGCGGCAActt cttcagccagagttcctttacgggttctctttttctccttgtgaataatcgcttcatccaagtcgcactcgaccttgttcgtgcactcgtaccgttacaCAACTCATACTACACAGGTCGGCGCGGCTTCGTTTGTGACGGCTTGATAAATGCCGAGGTTGTACTCGCCAGTGGCGAGATAGTCAATACCAATTCCCAATGCAACAAAGATCTCTGGAAGGCATTGAAGGGTGGCCTTGGAAACTTTGGCATCGTTACCCGTTTCGACGTAGAGGCTTTCGAAGCTGGCCAACTCTGGGGTGGTATTCGTGCGTCGGAAAAAACTCATGCAGACCTGGTTATTGAAGCGTTGATCAAGTTCACAGATGACAACCACAAGAACCCCGAGGCGGCATTCATTGTCAACTTCACTTTTCAGCCTAGCATGGCGCCGGACATTATCATCGCCCAGGTTCTGGTGGACACACATGGCGTGGCTAATCCCCCGGCTTTTGAGCAAGTTCAAAAGATACCGGAGCTgttcaacgacatcaaaaAGCGACCTATGAGTGGTATCGCCAATGATTACCTTCTCCCATCAAACTTGAG AAATGTTTGGTTCACCCTGTCCTTCAAGAACGACGTGCGCGTTGTCAAGAAATCCGCTGAACTCCACGAAGCGTTTGTCGCCGACATGCTCGAACTCGTCCCTGCCACCGACCTCGTAACGCAGTCTCTTTGGCAACCTCTGCCAAAGATCTTCGCCGACATTGGCTCTAACAAAGGAGGCAACATGCTTGGTATAGATCAGGTGGAGGGTAATTCTCTCCTTTGGTTGTGCGCTGCGTCCGTCAAAACTCCCGAGCATGAGTCAATTCTGCACAGAAAAGCTGCAGCCATGACTGCCGAGTTGAGACGCTTCGCAGAATCGATCGATGCCAATATGCCCTGGATATACGTCAACTATGCAGATCCCAGCCAAGACGCGCTCAAGAGCTACGGCGTGAAGAATGTCAGATTCATGCAAGACGTGGCTGCAAAGTATGATCCGCATGGCGTTTTTCAGAAGATGGTTCCCGGATCGTTTCGGGTTTCCAGGATTTAG